A segment of the Cohnella algarum genome:
GGCCTTAAATAAGCTCCGTTCGCGGCCGGAAATGCTCCGTTCGCGCCCGGGGACGCTCCTTTGGACGGGATGATGATGCGCCCCGGCCCGATCTGCTCTAGGATAAGGGCATAGCGAAGTCATATGCGGAGGTTGAAAGCGCGATGGAAAATATTATCGAAGTGACGGCGTTGGAAAAATCGTTTTCCGGTTCCCGGGCTTTAACGAATGTATCCTTTAGCGTACGGAAGGGAGAAATTTTCGGTTTTTTGGGACCGAGCGGGTCGGGAAAAACGACGACCATCAAAATCCTGACGGCTCAGCTGAAGCCTACCTCGGGGACCGCCTATGTGTTCGGAGCGAGCGCGGACCGGCTGCGGGAAGCCCGATACCGCAAAAAAATCGGCATCATTACGGATAACACGGCTTTATACGCCCGATTGTCCGTCTACGACAATTTGAAGCTGTATTGCGATTTGTACGATGTGCCCTTTAGCCGAATCGGCGAAGTTCTGGCGATGGTGAACATGGAAGGCGAGAGCAAGAAAACCGTCTCCAAGCTGTCCAAAGGGATGCTCCAAAGAATCGTATTGGCGCGCGCCCTTCTGCACGAGCCCGAGCTGTTGTTCCTCGACGAGCCGACATCCGCGCTCGATCCGGTAAACACGAAGCATATTTACGAGGGCTTGAATCGGTTAAAAGAGCGGGGAACGACGATCTTTTTGACGACGCACGATATGAACGAAGCCGAAACGCTGTGCGATCGGGTCGCTTTTTTGAACAACGGAGAGATACAATTGCTGGGTTCCCCGCAAAAGCTGCGCCGGCAGCGCGGAGACGCGACGTTGACCGTCGAGCTTACCGACGGGTCCACCGTCATCGTGCCGAAGGGGCCGGAAGGGGCTCGGGAATTGTTCGAATACATGAGCGCCGATCGGATTGCGTCGGTCCAAACGAATTTTCCGACGCTTGGCGATATTTTCGTAGAAGTAACCGGGAGGAAGCTGGCATGACGTTATCGATGAAGCGGGTTTTCGCGATTTTGCAAAAAGACTACAAAGACATGTCCCGCAATTTGTACGTCTCGACGACGCTGTTGATGCCGATCGTGCTGTCGGTCATTTACGGCCGGATGGGCGCAGGGAGCATCGATACCTACTACTTGGTTTTCAACATGACGTTCGTCCTGGTAACCGCGTATGTGCAAGCGTCGCTGATCGCGGAAGAGAAAGAAAAGAACACGCTGCGCGGGCTCATGCTGTCGCCTGCCAGCACGCTCGAGATTTTTTGCGGCAAAAACTTGCTGAGCTTTCTGGCGACCGTCCTGATCGTGACGGTTTGCATGGCGCTGCAGGAGTACAATCCGCAAAATATGCCGGCCGTAATCGCCGCCTTGTTTTTGTCCGTCCTCTTTTATTTGGGCCTCGGGACGTTGATCGGGCTGTTTACGAAATCGGTGATGGAAGCTTCGGTCGCGGTTTTGCCGTTTTTCGCGATTTTCAGCTTCGGCTCCTATGTCACCCTGTTCATCGAGCAGTATCCGTTTCTGTCCGTATTGGAGGCGCTGCCGAATTTGCAGCTGCTCGAATTGGCAAAACGGGTGGAAGCGGGCGCGGGATTCGCCGATACGGCGGGCCATCTGGGCATCATCCTCGCATGGGCGGTCGCCATTCATATTTTGGCCGCATTCGTCTACAAGAAACGCATGGTCGACGAATAAAAACGAGAAAAGACTTAACTTCTGCCGCTATTTTCC
Coding sequences within it:
- a CDS encoding ABC transporter ATP-binding protein — protein: MENIIEVTALEKSFSGSRALTNVSFSVRKGEIFGFLGPSGSGKTTTIKILTAQLKPTSGTAYVFGASADRLREARYRKKIGIITDNTALYARLSVYDNLKLYCDLYDVPFSRIGEVLAMVNMEGESKKTVSKLSKGMLQRIVLARALLHEPELLFLDEPTSALDPVNTKHIYEGLNRLKERGTTIFLTTHDMNEAETLCDRVAFLNNGEIQLLGSPQKLRRQRGDATLTVELTDGSTVIVPKGPEGARELFEYMSADRIASVQTNFPTLGDIFVEVTGRKLA
- a CDS encoding ABC transporter permease, yielding MTLSMKRVFAILQKDYKDMSRNLYVSTTLLMPIVLSVIYGRMGAGSIDTYYLVFNMTFVLVTAYVQASLIAEEKEKNTLRGLMLSPASTLEIFCGKNLLSFLATVLIVTVCMALQEYNPQNMPAVIAALFLSVLFYLGLGTLIGLFTKSVMEASVAVLPFFAIFSFGSYVTLFIEQYPFLSVLEALPNLQLLELAKRVEAGAGFADTAGHLGIILAWAVAIHILAAFVYKKRMVDE